Proteins from a single region of Acidianus ambivalens:
- the albA gene encoding DNA-binding protein Alba: protein MSTTTPTPSNVVLVGKKPVMNYVLAALTLLNQGVPEIVIKARGRAISKAVDTVEIVRNRFLPDKIEIKSIGIGSQVVTSQDGRQSRVSTIEVTIRKKA, encoded by the coding sequence ATGAGCACGACCACTCCAACTCCAAGCAACGTAGTATTAGTTGGTAAAAAACCTGTAATGAACTATGTATTAGCAGCTCTAACTCTATTAAATCAAGGAGTTCCAGAAATAGTAATCAAAGCTAGAGGAAGAGCAATAAGCAAAGCCGTAGACACTGTAGAGATAGTTAGAAACAGGTTCTTACCAGACAAGATAGAGATAAAGTCAATAGGAATAGGAAGCCAAGTAGTAACTAGCCAAGACGGAAGACAATCTAGAGTATCAACAATAGAAGTAACTATCAGGAAAAAGGCATAA
- a CDS encoding DNA-binding protein — MMNKPFEVVVSRSKSVEDHVLEIIEILNHNSNEVDLKGYGFEINKTVDIYNALKDRLKEGITLEEVSIGSETKDRKRISYLLLRIKRSY, encoded by the coding sequence ATGATGAATAAGCCATTCGAGGTAGTGGTTAGTAGATCAAAATCTGTCGAAGATCACGTTTTAGAAATAATAGAAATACTTAATCACAATAGTAACGAAGTCGACTTAAAAGGATATGGATTTGAAATAAATAAGACAGTAGATATTTACAACGCGTTAAAAGATAGATTAAAAGAAGGGATAACTTTAGAAGAGGTCTCGATAGGTAGCGAAACTAAGGATAGAAAAAGAATATCATATTTGTTGCTCAGAATTAAGAGAAGTTACTAA
- the cutA gene encoding divalent-cation tolerance protein CutA encodes MTVIVVLTTISGLESGKKLARSLVEEKLAACVNIIPFVKSTYRWEGKVVEDDESLLIIKTDSSVKEKIIKRIKELHPYELPEIITLDVTGGLENYLNWIAENVQQ; translated from the coding sequence ATGACAGTTATCGTAGTTCTTACCACTATTTCTGGATTAGAATCAGGAAAGAAATTAGCTAGAAGCTTGGTTGAAGAAAAGTTAGCCGCTTGTGTTAATATAATTCCATTTGTTAAATCTACTTATAGATGGGAAGGAAAAGTAGTTGAAGACGATGAAAGTTTACTTATTATAAAAACAGATTCTTCTGTTAAAGAGAAAATAATAAAAAGAATTAAAGAACTACATCCATACGAATTACCAGAAATAATTACATTAGATGTTACTGGAGGATTAGAAAATTATTTGAATTGGATAGCAGAGAATGTTCAACAATGA
- the rgy gene encoding reverse gyrase codes for MVTSVFLKACPNCGGPLEDYRALAGLPCSKCLPGDISPFKNLSLDEKIRLIYNILVHENKLKGYWNLYYYHQLSQEIIDYFKKITGKEPWSLQKLWLRRLVEGSSFSMSAPTGMGKTTTIIVYSTYLQNSNKNVLYIVPTKSLMQQICEKMEKIGGKTSCGKVGPGISIVTVNYINRNFEEIKEYRPDFVAVDDADAIVKSGKTVDRLVTLMGIPQEVYEDAIKLVKLKRLLAIEEKRDEIETKIAEIESRISKYYGAASQLVVASATLRPKGIKQKALKYITGFDVSTAQIYARNIIDAFTSLPLVDIVNKLGSGGLILVSKEYGKDKIKEVNESLEKLGFKTAIALSGRKFLEKFSSGEIDIIIGSASYYGVAVRGIDEPKRLKYVIFYGVPKSRVRLSQAIYNPYTLLKISKLFNVNIDDNLILSLSPSEAQLIKLAFLKSQKLTGKLGEIQKILEDKIDEVKSALRDVSNEVISDTFLIRKIGKEFYIEYPDAITYLQGSGRSSRLLNGGLTLGLAITIIDDFKLYEMLKRKLQYMIYNFNPTNFDSLDIVKVKNEIERSRNDKNEELHISTGLMIVESPTKARTIAKMFGAPARRNIAGVPIYETVIVDGNNVHILDIVATKGHIADLTTENIGYYGVEIRNEDKYPYYSPLYKCMNCKRVFSQEIDKCPYCGSTLISSSMSTINAIRKIAMEVEKVYIATDPDVEGEKIAFDVAANISAYNPNIYRIKYHEVTKKGILEALANPTSIDLNLVKSQIVRRIEDRWVGFELSKLLQIKFSNRNFGAGRVQTPVLGWITKRTEEYRKNMCYVASIKLGNYTHKVFLDNKNVKIDKVIVKKMEDKDDIILPLPPYTTDSLLIDAYNLYKLPAERVMKIAQELFESGLITYHRTDSIHVSNKGIEIAKEYLDKKCLIKSFMPRSWGNEGTHEAIRPTRPIDAEELKKEIEDNPQAYFIKFTWAHFAIYDMIFKRFLASQMKEAIGKYTKYQIKVLDNVSEITVLTSIKGGFSDVLKPRIYEIPEGEIQVNPIITKGSKVRLYTYAEVIKEMKDKNIGRPSTYAKIIQTLMRHGYIVESKKKYALIATKKGINVYNYLNSKFSSLVSESATAELLEKMDMIAGGKLDADNVLTEILGQIKSLVTSLNSEQQI; via the coding sequence ATGGTAACTTCAGTATTTTTAAAAGCATGTCCAAATTGCGGTGGCCCATTAGAGGATTATAGAGCATTGGCTGGTTTACCTTGCTCTAAGTGCTTGCCGGGCGATATATCTCCGTTCAAAAATCTATCTTTAGATGAGAAAATAAGGCTAATATACAACATACTGGTTCATGAAAATAAACTGAAAGGATATTGGAATTTGTATTATTATCATCAACTATCACAAGAGATTATTGATTACTTTAAAAAAATAACCGGTAAGGAACCATGGTCCTTACAAAAGCTTTGGTTAAGAAGGCTTGTAGAAGGCTCTAGTTTTTCAATGTCTGCTCCTACTGGAATGGGAAAGACGACTACAATAATTGTTTATTCAACTTATTTACAAAACTCTAATAAAAACGTACTTTATATTGTTCCAACGAAGTCATTAATGCAACAAATATGTGAAAAAATGGAAAAAATTGGGGGTAAGACGTCTTGTGGAAAAGTAGGTCCAGGAATTAGTATTGTAACAGTGAATTATATAAATAGAAATTTTGAGGAAATAAAAGAGTATAGACCGGATTTTGTGGCAGTAGACGATGCCGACGCCATAGTAAAAAGCGGAAAAACTGTAGATAGATTGGTAACATTAATGGGCATACCGCAAGAAGTTTATGAAGACGCAATAAAGCTTGTAAAACTGAAAAGGCTATTAGCAATAGAGGAAAAAAGAGATGAAATTGAAACTAAAATTGCTGAGATAGAAAGCAGGATTTCTAAGTATTATGGAGCAGCCTCTCAATTAGTTGTTGCAAGTGCAACTTTAAGACCTAAGGGGATTAAACAAAAGGCTTTAAAATACATAACTGGATTTGACGTTTCAACTGCTCAAATATATGCTAGGAACATTATAGACGCGTTTACATCATTACCTCTGGTAGATATTGTAAATAAATTAGGAAGTGGCGGGTTAATACTAGTTTCTAAAGAATACGGTAAGGATAAGATAAAAGAGGTAAACGAAAGCTTAGAGAAATTAGGATTTAAAACAGCTATAGCTTTAAGCGGTAGGAAGTTTTTAGAGAAATTCTCCAGCGGGGAAATAGATATAATTATAGGTTCAGCATCATATTATGGAGTAGCAGTAAGGGGTATAGACGAACCAAAAAGGTTAAAATATGTAATATTCTATGGTGTTCCTAAATCTAGAGTTAGGCTTTCTCAAGCAATTTATAATCCTTACACTTTACTAAAAATTTCAAAGTTATTTAACGTAAATATTGACGATAACTTGATACTCTCGTTGTCTCCATCAGAAGCACAGTTAATAAAACTTGCATTTCTTAAATCGCAAAAACTGACAGGAAAACTAGGAGAGATTCAGAAGATTTTAGAAGATAAGATAGACGAAGTAAAATCTGCATTAAGGGACGTTTCTAATGAAGTAATTTCAGATACATTCTTAATAAGAAAGATAGGGAAGGAATTTTATATAGAGTATCCAGATGCTATAACTTACTTGCAAGGCTCAGGTAGAAGTAGCAGGTTATTAAATGGAGGTCTCACTTTAGGTTTGGCCATTACAATAATAGATGATTTTAAGCTATATGAAATGTTAAAGCGCAAATTACAGTATATGATATATAACTTTAATCCTACTAATTTTGACTCTTTAGATATAGTGAAAGTTAAAAATGAAATAGAAAGAAGTAGAAATGATAAAAACGAAGAACTTCATATTTCCACTGGTCTAATGATAGTAGAATCTCCTACAAAGGCAAGGACTATTGCAAAGATGTTTGGTGCCCCAGCAAGAAGAAACATAGCAGGAGTTCCAATCTATGAGACAGTAATAGTAGACGGAAATAATGTACATATCTTAGATATAGTTGCTACTAAAGGTCATATAGCTGATTTAACTACAGAAAATATAGGATATTATGGAGTAGAAATACGCAACGAGGACAAGTATCCTTACTATTCTCCATTATATAAATGCATGAATTGCAAGAGAGTATTTTCTCAAGAAATCGATAAATGTCCATATTGCGGTTCGACGCTAATTTCGTCCTCAATGTCTACAATTAACGCTATAAGAAAGATAGCCATGGAAGTAGAGAAAGTTTACATAGCAACAGACCCAGATGTTGAAGGTGAAAAAATTGCTTTCGATGTGGCAGCGAATATTTCAGCTTATAATCCAAACATTTATAGAATCAAATATCACGAGGTAACTAAAAAAGGCATTCTGGAAGCATTAGCTAATCCTACAAGTATTGATTTAAACTTAGTAAAAAGCCAAATAGTTAGAAGGATTGAAGATCGTTGGGTTGGATTTGAATTAAGTAAACTATTACAGATAAAATTCTCTAATAGAAATTTCGGTGCAGGGAGAGTTCAGACGCCAGTATTAGGCTGGATAACTAAGAGGACTGAAGAATATAGGAAAAACATGTGTTATGTAGCTAGCATAAAACTAGGAAATTATACACATAAGGTATTCTTAGATAATAAGAATGTAAAAATAGATAAGGTAATAGTTAAGAAAATGGAAGATAAAGATGACATAATACTTCCATTACCTCCTTATACTACGGATTCGCTGCTTATTGATGCTTATAATTTGTATAAGCTTCCTGCAGAGAGAGTTATGAAAATAGCTCAAGAGCTATTTGAATCTGGCCTTATAACTTATCATAGGACTGACAGTATACATGTTTCAAATAAAGGAATAGAAATAGCTAAAGAATATTTAGATAAAAAATGCTTAATAAAAAGTTTCATGCCTAGAAGCTGGGGTAATGAAGGAACTCATGAAGCAATAAGACCTACTAGGCCAATTGATGCGGAAGAGTTAAAAAAGGAAATAGAAGATAATCCGCAAGCTTACTTCATTAAATTTACTTGGGCTCATTTTGCAATTTATGATATGATATTTAAGAGGTTTTTAGCTAGTCAGATGAAAGAGGCCATAGGTAAATACACGAAATATCAAATAAAAGTTCTAGATAACGTAAGTGAAATTACAGTTTTAACTAGTATAAAAGGAGGATTTTCAGATGTTCTAAAGCCAAGAATTTATGAAATACCAGAAGGCGAGATTCAAGTTAATCCAATAATAACTAAAGGATCTAAAGTTAGGCTCTACACCTACGCTGAGGTAATTAAAGAAATGAAAGATAAGAATATAGGCAGACCTAGTACGTACGCAAAAATTATTCAAACATTAATGAGACATGGATATATTGTAGAAAGTAAAAAGAAATATGCATTGATAGCAACAAAGAAAGGAATTAACGTTTACAATTATTTAAATTCTAAGTTCTCATCTCTAGTGTCAGAGAGCGCTACGGCAGAATTGTTAGAGAAAATGGATATGATAGCTGGAGGCAAGCTTGATGCGGATAATGTATTAACTGAAATATTAGGGCAAATAAAATCCTTAGTAACTTCTCTTAATTCTGAGCAACAAATATGA
- a CDS encoding RtcB family protein, whose protein sequence is MVDVKRVNTYEWRIEKSGCMRVPVTIFADDVLIDKMKQDLTLKQATNVACLPGVQEGVYVLPDGHQGYGFPIGGIAATAIDEGGVVSPGGIGYDINCGVRLLRTNLDYEDVKPKLKDLVEELHKNVPSGVGSEGKVKLSTQQLDEVLAEGVKWAIDKGYGWAEDMEHIEQHGSWDLADPSKVSDIAKKRGATQLGTLGAGNHFLEVQVVDKIYDERIAKALGITHEGQVMVMVHTGSRGLGHQIASDYLQIMERAMKKYNITVPDRELAAIPFESREGQDYFHAMVSGANFAWTNRQLITHWVRESFGNVFKVDPEKLDLHIIYDVAHNIAKIEEYDVEGKRKKLLVHRKGATRAFPPGSPEIPADHRNIGQVVLIPGSMGTASYVMAGIPEGRRTWYTAPHGAGRWMSREAAVRSYPANTVVENLEERGIIVRATTRRVIAEEAPGAYKDVDRVAKVADAVKIAKLVVRLRPIGVTKG, encoded by the coding sequence ATGGTTGACGTAAAAAGAGTCAATACTTACGAGTGGCGAATAGAAAAAAGCGGTTGTATGAGAGTTCCTGTTACTATATTTGCTGACGACGTTTTAATAGATAAAATGAAACAGGATCTAACCTTAAAGCAAGCAACAAACGTTGCTTGTTTACCTGGTGTCCAAGAAGGAGTTTACGTACTTCCAGATGGGCATCAAGGATACGGATTTCCAATAGGCGGAATTGCAGCTACAGCAATTGATGAAGGAGGGGTAGTGAGCCCTGGAGGAATAGGTTATGATATTAATTGTGGAGTAAGATTACTTAGAACAAATTTAGATTATGAAGACGTAAAACCTAAATTAAAAGATTTAGTAGAGGAGCTTCATAAAAATGTTCCTAGTGGAGTTGGTAGTGAAGGTAAAGTAAAATTATCAACTCAACAATTAGATGAGGTTCTAGCAGAGGGAGTAAAGTGGGCTATAGATAAGGGATACGGATGGGCAGAAGATATGGAACATATAGAACAACACGGTAGTTGGGATCTCGCAGATCCATCTAAAGTAAGCGATATAGCAAAGAAGAGAGGAGCCACACAATTAGGCACTTTAGGTGCTGGCAATCACTTCTTAGAAGTTCAGGTAGTTGATAAGATTTATGATGAGAGAATCGCTAAAGCTCTAGGGATAACGCATGAAGGACAAGTAATGGTAATGGTTCATACTGGATCTAGGGGGCTAGGCCATCAGATTGCGAGCGATTATTTACAGATAATGGAAAGAGCTATGAAAAAATACAATATTACAGTTCCAGATAGAGAACTAGCAGCAATCCCGTTTGAAAGCAGAGAAGGTCAAGATTATTTCCATGCTATGGTTTCTGGAGCAAATTTCGCGTGGACTAATAGGCAGTTGATAACTCATTGGGTTAGAGAAAGCTTCGGAAACGTATTTAAGGTCGATCCTGAAAAATTAGACCTCCATATTATTTATGATGTTGCTCATAACATAGCTAAGATTGAAGAGTATGATGTAGAAGGAAAAAGGAAAAAGTTGCTAGTTCATAGGAAAGGTGCAACTAGGGCCTTCCCACCCGGAAGTCCTGAGATTCCAGCAGATCATAGAAATATTGGACAAGTAGTTCTTATACCAGGTAGCATGGGTACAGCAAGTTACGTTATGGCTGGAATTCCAGAAGGAAGGAGAACGTGGTATACTGCACCGCACGGTGCAGGTAGATGGATGTCTAGAGAAGCTGCTGTAAGGAGTTATCCCGCTAATACCGTGGTTGAAAACTTAGAAGAAAGAGGAATAATTGTAAGAGCTACGACCAGGAGAGTTATTGCAGAAGAAGCGCCAGGAGCTTACAAAGACGTAGATAGAGTGGCAAAAGTAGCAGATGCAGTTAAAATAGCAAAATTAGTTGTAAGATTAAGGCCAATAGGCGTGACCAAAGGATGA
- a CDS encoding DEAD/DEAH box helicase has protein sequence MRKLDDRLLELMKERNWKNMTEIQQKSLEPILSGKNTLIIAPTGYGKTEAALIPILDMMLKTNVKPVSLIYITPLKALINDLTLRIEWWASRLGFYVNRKHGEVPQKEKNLRLKITPHILVTTPEGLEIDLDWATRFREKYKNVKWVIVDEIHELIGSKRGVQLSVLLERLKDYIGYDFQRIGLSATINDEDLVASFLFGSSSRQSEIVKVNDKKEFELSIVKLNSVGDIWKNVAKHIISSVEKPSLIFTNSRFLTERLHEELEEYDKDFYVHHSSISRESKSNVEEYLRTGKAKGVICTKTLELGIDIGDIKKIIMFRPPPSVASFLQRLGRSGHKIYGKPRGEIICIYDHDLLEAYAISELAKLGKVERQSICKPIDVAAREILGMILQYDEVEKEKAYKILTSSYVFRNLSEKTFNELIEYLAKNNLITIKGDKLSIGKFFFKLWNFNRNNGYSWSRGFSEFFSTINSTDTFTLKWEDKNIGEIDAIYVYKHIRSGDIIRIGGKLWKIIRINTSRMVVDVLPADKGDGEIPVWRGDGISKSYLLPKEIYVLFKEKRKEISDIIDKYVSRNLPLPSPNVIIEEKRDKEIVYSTLINEKIASTLAHILLYLATSKDSLNNYARYSIYGFSINYTEKDLLEELLKYNEKELKRIIIRSILRSPLFISTLKEIQISYGKLGKIDTKEDKLIIKDALRQAISKYFSIKKTIRFINKIKRGKIKIIKYDGSTPLGDAVLLQAPIKPWITGISTIIYDTLKGGAYTLAELSESLGISQKSLEAKLKQMRKPESKYRIVSFIDVDSRETRWCLMEDLENIVKSCDFYTSFNPINSDETFIASLRAINSTTTTDLIFKPKEIIDNPEEIIRRIPFEEIGEMRINDPVDPLVYNISPRFYYVNKRVAPYLLLNAVAYIQNMKYS, from the coding sequence ATGCGAAAATTGGACGATCGTTTGCTAGAGCTAATGAAGGAAAGAAATTGGAAAAATATGACAGAAATACAACAAAAGTCCTTAGAGCCAATATTATCTGGTAAAAATACTTTAATAATTGCACCAACCGGATACGGTAAAACTGAAGCCGCACTTATCCCAATCTTAGATATGATGTTAAAAACAAACGTTAAACCCGTATCTTTGATTTACATAACTCCTCTTAAGGCGTTAATAAATGATCTAACTCTAAGGATAGAGTGGTGGGCTTCTAGACTAGGATTCTATGTTAATAGAAAGCACGGAGAAGTACCGCAAAAAGAAAAGAATTTAAGATTAAAAATTACCCCTCACATTTTAGTTACAACTCCAGAAGGCTTAGAAATAGACTTAGATTGGGCTACTAGATTTAGGGAAAAGTACAAGAATGTGAAATGGGTAATAGTTGATGAAATTCATGAGCTCATTGGGTCAAAAAGAGGGGTTCAATTATCCGTATTGCTAGAAAGACTAAAAGATTATATAGGTTATGATTTCCAAAGAATTGGTTTATCAGCAACAATAAATGATGAAGACTTAGTAGCCTCTTTCCTTTTTGGTTCATCTAGTAGACAATCAGAAATAGTAAAGGTTAATGATAAGAAAGAGTTTGAGCTTTCTATAGTAAAACTAAACTCCGTAGGAGATATTTGGAAAAATGTTGCAAAGCATATAATTTCTTCTGTAGAAAAGCCTTCCTTAATCTTTACTAATTCTAGGTTTTTAACAGAAAGATTACACGAAGAACTAGAAGAATACGATAAGGATTTTTACGTTCATCACTCTTCAATATCTAGAGAAAGTAAATCAAACGTTGAAGAATATTTGAGAACGGGCAAAGCTAAAGGAGTTATTTGTACGAAAACTCTTGAGCTAGGAATTGATATAGGAGATATTAAGAAAATAATTATGTTTAGACCTCCTCCTTCAGTAGCTTCATTCTTACAAAGACTAGGACGGAGCGGGCATAAAATTTATGGCAAGCCTAGAGGAGAAATAATTTGTATTTATGATCACGATTTACTTGAAGCTTATGCTATTAGCGAACTAGCTAAGCTTGGAAAAGTTGAAAGACAAAGCATTTGTAAACCGATTGACGTTGCAGCAAGGGAAATTCTAGGAATGATTTTACAATATGATGAAGTAGAGAAAGAAAAAGCATACAAAATTCTTACGTCTTCATATGTTTTTAGGAATTTATCAGAAAAAACATTCAACGAATTGATAGAGTACTTAGCTAAAAATAATTTAATTACGATAAAAGGGGATAAACTGAGCATTGGAAAGTTCTTCTTTAAATTATGGAATTTTAATAGGAATAATGGTTACTCTTGGTCTAGGGGGTTCTCAGAATTCTTCTCAACGATTAACAGTACAGATACATTTACATTAAAATGGGAGGATAAAAATATTGGTGAAATCGACGCCATATATGTATACAAGCACATTAGAAGTGGAGATATTATAAGAATAGGAGGAAAGTTATGGAAGATTATAAGAATAAACACTTCCAGGATGGTTGTTGATGTATTGCCCGCAGATAAGGGAGACGGAGAAATTCCAGTATGGAGAGGAGATGGAATTTCTAAATCATATCTTTTACCCAAGGAGATATACGTATTATTTAAGGAGAAAAGAAAGGAAATTTCTGACATTATAGACAAATACGTTTCACGTAATCTACCATTACCATCTCCAAATGTCATAATAGAGGAAAAAAGAGATAAGGAAATTGTTTATTCTACACTAATTAACGAGAAAATTGCAAGCACTTTGGCACACATTTTACTATACCTAGCTACTAGTAAAGACTCATTAAACAATTATGCTAGATACTCTATTTATGGATTCTCAATCAATTATACGGAAAAAGACCTTCTAGAGGAATTGTTAAAATATAATGAGAAAGAGCTTAAGAGGATTATAATAAGATCAATATTAAGATCGCCATTATTTATTTCTACATTAAAAGAGATACAGATAAGCTATGGAAAACTTGGAAAAATAGATACAAAAGAGGATAAGTTGATAATTAAAGATGCATTAAGACAAGCTATATCCAAGTATTTCTCTATTAAAAAAACTATAAGGTTTATAAATAAAATAAAAAGAGGAAAGATAAAAATAATAAAATATGATGGAAGTACTCCTTTGGGAGACGCTGTACTTTTACAAGCCCCAATCAAACCTTGGATTACTGGAATCTCTACAATAATATACGATACGCTAAAAGGAGGTGCTTATACTTTAGCAGAACTTTCAGAAAGCCTTGGAATCTCACAAAAAAGCCTAGAGGCAAAGCTAAAACAGATGAGAAAACCAGAATCCAAATATAGAATTGTGAGTTTTATTGACGTAGATAGTAGAGAAACTAGATGGTGTCTAATGGAAGATTTAGAGAATATAGTAAAATCATGCGACTTCTATACCTCATTTAATCCTATAAATAGCGACGAAACATTCATAGCATCACTGAGAGCAATAAATAGTACTACAACAACAGATTTAATATTCAAACCTAAGGAGATCATTGATAACCCAGAAGAGATAATTAGGCGTATACCATTTGAGGAAATAGGCGAAATGAGAATTAATGATCCTGTAGATCCCTTAGTTTATAATATATCTCCAAGATTCTATTATGTAAATAAGAGAGTAGCCCCGTATCTATTATTAAATGCAGTAGCTTATATACAAAACATGAAGTATTCATAA
- the gatC gene encoding Asp-tRNA(Asn) amidotransferase subunit GatC: MKIKVDDQLIEKLQRLALVEINDNEKEIIKNDISKILEFFNKINELNLENVDPLFHPIPQGKLRKDEIKTPLDRDSALQNVKRKENGYIIGPSTVE; this comes from the coding sequence ATGAAAATAAAAGTTGATGACCAACTGATAGAAAAGCTTCAAAGATTAGCCCTAGTTGAGATTAACGATAATGAAAAGGAAATTATAAAAAACGATATATCAAAAATCCTAGAGTTCTTTAACAAAATTAACGAGCTAAATCTAGAAAATGTTGATCCTTTATTCCATCCAATACCTCAAGGCAAATTAAGAAAAGACGAAATAAAAACTCCTCTAGATAGAGATTCTGCATTACAAAACGTAAAAAGAAAGGAAAATGGATATATTATAGGTCCTAGTACGGTGGAATAA
- a CDS encoding DEAD/DEAH box helicase: MFSKTFYLTQWLDEDTFSKLLTFARFLGRENGVSEFVIDIERARKNRVRAEEIKETLKDVGVSLTEEEYRELQKLLPTYDVEFSINEGKLIITPHVYVMDIIKKSEDNIPIKYNRQEKVFETYPYYYYDLKELFIENGLTVKELNLEFKKFDFSLNVTLRDYQIEAIQKWKDNNYRGVIALPTGAGKTIIGIKAIEETKVPTLIVTFTREQMLQWKETIMKFSSIRPEVGLYYSNEKEIRQITLSTYQTAFRHVSELSDKFDLLIIDEAHHLPADKFREVALGILATKRLGLSATPFREDGRHEELFKLMGGIIYYKPVDELIKKGYLAPYDIIQVKVFLTAEERKKYLTLLNKFRVLSKNRKLKELIVLAKNGDSNAIEALKVYNEIKKVVNFAQNKMLKIEEILNKEKGKKILIFTQYIDQAEEIARRFNTLLISGKMSKNERKKVLDTFKFMKNGVLTLTTVGDEGLDIPDASVGIIVTGTSSRRQFIQRLGRILRPVNGKRAILYEIIVAGTQEEYQSKKRKKDSILDEVQISSEYSDDM, from the coding sequence ATGTTCTCGAAGACTTTTTACTTAACGCAGTGGCTAGATGAGGATACTTTCTCAAAACTCTTAACATTTGCTAGATTCTTAGGTAGGGAAAATGGTGTCTCCGAGTTCGTAATAGATATTGAAAGGGCAAGAAAGAATAGAGTAAGGGCAGAAGAAATAAAGGAAACATTAAAAGACGTTGGCGTAAGTTTGACAGAAGAAGAGTATAGAGAATTACAAAAATTACTTCCCACATATGATGTAGAATTTTCAATAAACGAAGGAAAATTGATAATTACTCCCCATGTTTACGTTATGGATATTATTAAGAAAAGTGAAGACAACATACCTATAAAGTATAATAGGCAAGAGAAGGTTTTTGAAACGTATCCATATTATTATTATGATTTAAAAGAGCTATTTATAGAGAATGGTTTAACGGTAAAAGAATTAAATTTAGAATTTAAGAAATTCGATTTTTCATTAAACGTAACTTTAAGGGATTATCAGATTGAAGCAATACAGAAATGGAAGGATAACAATTATCGTGGAGTTATAGCATTACCTACTGGAGCAGGAAAGACAATAATTGGTATAAAAGCTATAGAAGAAACAAAGGTTCCTACATTAATAGTAACTTTCACTAGAGAGCAAATGTTGCAATGGAAAGAAACTATAATGAAATTTTCCTCAATTAGACCGGAGGTCGGCTTATATTATAGTAACGAGAAAGAAATTAGGCAAATAACGCTTTCAACTTACCAAACAGCATTTAGACATGTTAGTGAATTAAGTGATAAATTCGATTTATTAATAATAGATGAAGCCCATCATTTGCCTGCAGATAAATTCAGAGAAGTGGCATTAGGAATTTTAGCAACAAAAAGGCTAGGATTATCGGCTACTCCATTTAGAGAAGATGGACGTCATGAAGAGTTATTTAAGTTAATGGGAGGCATTATTTATTATAAGCCAGTAGATGAGTTAATTAAAAAAGGATATTTAGCACCTTATGATATAATACAAGTTAAGGTCTTTTTGACTGCTGAAGAAAGGAAGAAATATCTTACTTTACTCAATAAATTTAGAGTATTGTCCAAGAATAGAAAATTGAAGGAACTGATAGTACTAGCTAAAAACGGAGATAGTAATGCAATTGAAGCATTAAAGGTTTATAATGAAATTAAAAAAGTAGTAAATTTTGCCCAGAATAAAATGCTTAAAATAGAGGAGATATTAAATAAAGAGAAAGGAAAGAAAATTCTGATTTTTACTCAATATATAGATCAAGCAGAAGAAATAGCTAGAAGATTCAATACTTTACTAATTTCTGGAAAAATGTCTAAAAATGAAAGAAAGAAAGTTCTTGACACATTTAAATTTATGAAAAACGGAGTACTTACATTAACTACTGTAGGTGATGAAGGTTTAGATATTCCAGATGCTAGCGTTGGGATAATAGTTACTGGTACAAGTTCGAGAAGACAATTCATTCAAAGACTAGGTAGAATATTAAGGCCTGTTAATGGTAAGAGGGCAATACTTTACGAAATTATAGTAGCTGGTACACAAGAGGAATATCAATCAAAGAAGAGGAAAAAAGATTCTATTTTAGACGAAGTTCAGATTTCCTCGGAATATTCAGATGATATGTAA